The Corallincola holothuriorum genomic interval GCGATAGGGAAGCCGCCACCCAATGCCTTCGCGGTAGTCAGCACATCAGGTGTCACTCCCAGCCCCATATAAGCGTATAGCTCGCCAGTACGACCAACCCCTGTTTGCACCTCATCAAATACCAGCAGTGCATTAAATTTGTCACATAGCGCTCTAACGCCCTTAGCAAACTCAGGATCAGCAGAAATAATTCCACCTTCCCCTTGCAGCGGCTCCATCATCACGGCGCAGGTACGATCAGAAAACAATGCCTCCAGCGCTGCCAAATCGTTATAGGGGGAATGCTCAATCGCACCAGGCTTAGGGCCGAAGCCATCGGAGTAAGTGGTTTGCCCACCGACTGTGACAGTGAAAAAAGTTCGGCCGTGGAAGCCCTGTTTGAAAGAGATAATTTGGTCTTTTTCTTCACCAAAGTTCTCAACGGCATAGCGGCGCACCAACTTCAGCGCTGCTTCATTCGCCTCTGCACCTGAGTTGGCAAAAAACACCTTGTCTGCAAAGGTTGCTTCCGTGAGTTGCTTAGCGAGTCGCAGTGCTGGCTCGTTAGTGAACACATTGCTCAAGTGCCAAAGCTTGTCTGCTTGCGCCTTCACCGCGTCAACCATGGCTGGGTGACAATGACCCAGACAGTTCACAGCGATGCCACCCGCGAAGTCGATATATTCCCGTCCCTCTTGATCCCAAACCCGTGAACCTGCTCCCTTAACTGGGATCATCTTCGCAGGTGCATAGGTGGGCACCATTACTTCATCAAAAAGGGCTCGAGAAACGTTCGACTCTGACATATTTTGGCTCCTATGGCCGAGAATTTGTGAAGGCACATTGGCTATTCATTGCTCAATATCAATGCAGCCGAGCCTACTCTAATGTAACCGCATTATTACCAATGCGAACAACTAAGGGAAATTTTGATTAAACAACGAATAAACATGCAAAATAAGCACTAGAGACCCAATTTAAATGCATAGTTATTGCATAACAAACTCAATCTATGGCTATGCACGCGCTTTTTTAAGATTTTGCCGTGTTAATTCCTGTAGATCGTCACCTGAAAAACCGTACTGTGCCATTAACTTTACAGCCTCATCGAGCTGTATCCGACGCTGTTCATTCAAGCATAGATACTGGCTATAACAGCTAGCAAACTTCACGATTCGAGCGTATGGCGAGGTGAGTTTCCACGGCAACGAACTATGCAGCTCTCGGCTGACTGTAACACATGTTTTACATTCAGGAGAAATCTG includes:
- a CDS encoding aspartate aminotransferase family protein, with translation MSESNVSRALFDEVMVPTYAPAKMIPVKGAGSRVWDQEGREYIDFAGGIAVNCLGHCHPAMVDAVKAQADKLWHLSNVFTNEPALRLAKQLTEATFADKVFFANSGAEANEAALKLVRRYAVENFGEEKDQIISFKQGFHGRTFFTVTVGGQTTYSDGFGPKPGAIEHSPYNDLAALEALFSDRTCAVMMEPLQGEGGIISADPEFAKGVRALCDKFNALLVFDEVQTGVGRTGELYAYMGLGVTPDVLTTAKALGGGFPIAAMLTTDKLAPSLKVGTHGSTYGGNPMACAVGEAVLSLVNTPEVLAGVKQREQWFRDALNQINEKHQVFAEIRGQGLLVGAALNEKYAGRARDFLMAAVEEGTMMLVAGPNVLRFTPSLIIPEADVKEGLARFERAVAKIVTA